The Cervus elaphus chromosome 12, mCerEla1.1, whole genome shotgun sequence genome includes a region encoding these proteins:
- the USP50 gene encoding inactive ubiquitin carboxyl-terminal hydrolase 50 isoform X2, with protein sequence MNEAWGLMPHDQPETSPLLLRDCSEVATAFAYVMTDMWLGDSDCVSPEIFRSALGNLYPVFMKKTQQDAQEFLIYVLNELHEALKKYHQRKSYEKKSIPRCCRKMIANESSIITRLFEGQLSYSIICLKCENCTYKNEVFTVISLPIPSEYECSLQDCLQCFFQQDTLTWNNQIHCSFCETKQETAVRATISKAPKTIVFHLKRFDILGTMKRKLRTDIHYPLTNLDLTPYICPIFRKYPKYNLCAVVRAWKLPALTLNSRAMKEYNVLYASSLPSHYSMAISDLATFVSCALGSGQHRTILVIWMVATTLLSARTQ encoded by the exons ATGAATGAAGCTTGGGGTCTGATGCCACATGATCAGCCAGAAACATCTCCCCTCCTTCTTAGGGACTGCAGTGAGGTTGCCACTGCCTTTGCATATGTGATGACAGACATGTGGCTTGGAGACTCTGACTGTGTCTCACCAGAAATATTTCGGTCAGCTCTTGGCAACCTCTACCCAGTATTTATGAAAAAGACACAGCAAGATGCTCAGGAATTCTTGATTTATGTCCTGAATGAACTTCATGAAGCTCTGAAAAAG TACCACCAGAGAAAAtcatatgaaaaaaaatccattccaAGATGCTGCAGGAAGATGATCGCCAATGAGTCCTCCATCATCACCCGGCTGTTTGAAGGGCAGCTCAGTTATAGCATCATATGTTTAAAGTGTGAGAACTGCACCTACAAAAACGAAGTTTTCACtgtcatctccctccccattccatccgaATACGAGTGCTCTCTTCAG GACTGTCTCCAGTGTTTTTTTCAACAAGACACATTGACCTGGAACAACCAGATTCACTGTTCCTTTTGTGAAACCAAGCAAGAAACAGCTGTGAGGGCCACCATTTCCAAAGCGCCAAAAACAATTGTCTTTCACCTAAAAAG GTTTGACATTCTGGGTACaatgaaaaggaaactgaggacaGATATTCACTACCCGCTCACTAACTTGGACCTTACTCCTTACATTTGTCCAATTTTTCGGAAATATCCTAAATATAACCTCTGTGCAGTGGTG agagccTGGAAACTGCCTGCTTTGACCTTGAACAGTAGGGCAATGAAAGAATACAATGTCCTCTACGCTTCCTCCTTACCGTCCCACTACTCCATGGCTATTTCAGATCTAGCGACATTTGTGAGCTGTGCTCTGGGCAGCGGGCAGCACAG